One Desulfovibrio fairfieldensis genomic window carries:
- a CDS encoding helix-turn-helix domain-containing protein gives MDAKTLFERDFTLSRVAEISRMHRCHEEPRNVSFSCDWAEGSGVAFEPFKGVQFGVCGPITVTREKVSHLRCESSVLVCIVVASGETHIEFDCKSENTVSVTSNMFALGELSDVDVALRLPRQNDYRHVGIFISRNFLESTFGQGAYAHLKEVLRGMGSNGRTPIMAAGIASAECMKCVRCFIENRGCFNNNELYVKYSILEFFFKAMRSAEKRMESSDVCFMDDEICRIKKLKNEIENQFLMIDTVEELYSKVGINRSKINQGFKHLYGVSIAKFVHKCKMEYAYSMLEKRRMNVSQCAFAIGYSNVGHFISAYKKLYGITPKQTMRQFSTLSN, from the coding sequence ATGGACGCAAAGACTTTGTTTGAAAGAGACTTTACTCTTTCCCGTGTTGCTGAAATCAGCCGGATGCATCGTTGCCATGAAGAGCCGAGAAATGTCTCGTTTTCCTGCGACTGGGCAGAGGGAAGCGGTGTGGCCTTTGAGCCTTTTAAGGGCGTTCAGTTTGGGGTTTGCGGTCCAATCACTGTTACACGGGAAAAGGTTTCCCATCTTCGTTGTGAATCCTCCGTGCTGGTATGCATTGTTGTCGCTTCAGGCGAAACGCATATAGAGTTTGACTGCAAATCTGAAAATACTGTTTCTGTAACTTCAAATATGTTTGCGCTTGGGGAGCTTTCGGATGTGGATGTCGCGCTGCGTTTGCCGAGACAGAATGATTACAGGCATGTCGGCATTTTCATCTCCAGGAATTTTTTGGAAAGCACTTTCGGGCAGGGAGCCTATGCACATTTGAAAGAAGTGCTGCGCGGAATGGGAAGCAACGGCAGGACGCCCATAATGGCTGCCGGCATCGCCAGCGCGGAATGCATGAAATGCGTGAGGTGCTTCATCGAAAACAGGGGATGCTTTAATAATAATGAGCTCTATGTTAAATACTCCATCCTCGAATTCTTTTTCAAGGCTATGCGCAGCGCGGAAAAAAGGATGGAAAGCTCTGACGTTTGTTTTATGGACGATGAGATATGCAGGATAAAAAAACTAAAAAATGAAATAGAGAATCAATTTCTGATGATAGACACTGTTGAGGAATTGTATTCAAAAGTCGGCATAAACAGATCGAAAATAAACCAGGGTTTCAAGCATCTTTATGGAGTAAGTATCGCCAAGTTTGTTCATAAATGCAAAATGGAATATGCCTATTCAATGCTGGAAAAGCGTCGGATGAACGTCAGTCAATGCGCGTTTGCCATAGGCTATTCCAATGTCGGACACTTTATCAGCGCATATAAAAAGCTTTATGGTATAACACCCAAGCAGACAATGCGCCAATTTTCGACACTGTCCAATTAG